From the Kitasatospora atroaurantiaca genome, the window TACGGCCCGGTGGTGCGGGGTGTCGGCACCGGCGTGCGGGAGCAGCGCGGAGTGGAACTTCTCGGCGCCCGCACGGGATGCCCGCCACTGGAAGAAGCAGAGCGCGTCGGCGCCCCGGGCCACCGCCTGCAGGGCCTCCAGCCGAAGCCGGTCGGCCGGCTTGGCGCGGTTGACGCCACGCCAGTTGACCGAGCCTGCCGCCATCTCCATCTGCATCCACGGCCCGCCCGCCTGGGAGCGGGTCATGTCCTGCCCGAGCGAGGACCGGACCATGGCGCGCGGGTCGCCCGGGTCCGGGTAGCTGTCGAGTGAGACGACGTCCTCCTCCTTCGCGAAGGACCAGCAGTCGACGTGCTTGTAGAGGGTCATGAAGTTGGTGGTGACCGGCAGGTGCGGGGTGTGGCGGCGGAGCAGGTCACGCTCGGCGGTGAAGCACTCCAGCAGGACGTCGGAGCTGAACCGCTGAAAGTCCAGTACCTGGGCCGGGTTGGGGATGTACGGCGCGCTGCGCGGCGGGATCACGGTGGACCAGTCGGCGTGCCGCTGGCTCCAGAACGCCGTTCCCCAGGCGGCGTTGAGCGCGTCCAGGCTCTCGTAGCGCTTGTGCAGCCAGGCCCGGAAGCGCTCGGCGCTCTCCTCGCAGTGGCAGACCGGGCCGTACTCGTTGGAGATGTGCCACATCCGCACGGCCTGGTGGTGGCCGAACTCGGCGGCCAGGTCCTCGACCAGGGCGAGGGCGTGCACCCGGTAGTCGGCGGAGGACGGGCACCACTGGTTGCGCGAGCCCCACCACAGGGTGGTGCCGTCGGCGGTGACGGGCAGCGTGCCGGGATACCGCTCACCGAGCCAGGGCGGCGGGGAGGCCGTCGGGGTGGCCAGGCAGACCTCGATGCCGCCCTCGTGCAGCAGGTCGAGGAGACGCCGCAGCCAGCTGAACTCCCGTGCACCGGGTGTCGGTTCGAGCATCGCCCAGGAGAAGACGCCGACCGTCACCGTGGTGACGCCGGCCTCCCGCATCAGCCGGACGTCCTCCGGCCAGACCTCCTCGGGCCACTGCTCGGGGTTGTAGTCGCCGCCGAACAGGATCCGGCCGCGGGTCACATCGGCAAGGGAAGGCACGCGTTGCTCCTTGGTCATTGACGGCGGTCACTGACGGCTGCTCAGCCCTTGACGGCGCCGATCAGCATGCCCTTCTGGAAGTGCTTCTGGACGAACGGGTACACGCAGACCACCGGGATCAGGGCCGGCACGGCCGACCTCGGTCCGTATGGGGTGCGCCCTTCGTCGTGTGCAGGTGCGTCAGGTCGGGAGCGGGCGGCGCCCGGCCGTCGGCTGTGGGGTCGGTGAGAACGACGGTGCGGGTGGTGCAGATGTCCGGTCCGTGCTGTCGAAGCGCTTCAACGTGGCGCCGAGGCTAGGCCAGGAGGCGTCGCCGCACAAGGGTTTGCACGAGCTTCACAGTTCAGGACTTGACGACAACACACGGCTTTCGGCCAGTTCGGGACAGGCTGCACCGCGACCGTGACACTGGTCCGGACCAGCCGGATTGCCCGGAAAACGGGCCGGCTCCCCGCCGTCGGACGCCTTGACAGCGGCCCGCTTCGCTGCGAACTTCGAAGCGCTTCGATCGACAAGCTCCGAAGAAACTCATGAAGCGCCAGCGCCGCACCGGAGGACCACCCCATGCCCGACGCCCCGTACCGAGACGCGCGGCTCCCCCCTGGACGAGCGGGTCAAGGACCTCGTCTCCCGCCTCGAACTCGCCGAGAAGATCGCCCTGCTGCACCAGCACGCGCCCGCGATCCCCCGGCTCGGCCTGGCCGCGCACGTCACCGGCACCGAGGCCCTGCACGGCGTCTCCTGGCTGGGCGAGGCCACCTCCTTCCCGCAGGCCGTCGGCCTGGGCGCGAGCTGGAACCGCGAGCTGCTGCGCCGGGTCGGCGAGGCCGTCGGCACCGAGGTACGCGCCTTCCACGAGCGGCCCCCGCGCGAGGGCCGGAGCGCACCGGTCAGCCTCAACGTCTGGGCCCCCGTGGTGAATCCGCTGCGCCACCCGCTCTGGGGCCGCAACGAGGAGGGCTACGCGGAGGACCCGCTGCTGACCGCCGAACTCGCCACCGCCTTCACCCGCGGCCTGCGCGGCGACCACCCCGTGTACTGGCGGACGGCCCCCACGCTGAAGCACTTCCTCGGCTACAACAACGAGAACGACCGCACCTCGACCTCCGGCGACCTGCGCCCCCGGGTCCTCAACGAGTACGAACTCCCCTGCTACCGGGGCCCGGTGGAGGCCGGTGCGGTGGCCGCCGTGATGCCCTCGTACAACCTGGTCAACGGCCGCCCGGCGCACGTCTCGCCCCTCATCGCCGACGAGCTGCGGAAGTGGCGGGGCGGCGACGGCCTGCTGGTCTGCAGCGACGCCGAGGCGCCGTCCAACCTGGTCGCGGCGCAGCGCTGGTACCCCGACCACGCGACGGGCCACGCGGCCGCCCTGCGCGCGGGCGTGGACAGCTTCACCGACCACGGCACCGACTCCCCCGTCACCGTCGGCCGCCTGACCGAAGCACTGGAGCGCGGCCTGATCAGCGAGGCCGACATCGACGCCGCCGTCTCCCGCCGGCTCGCCCTGCGCATCATGGTCGGCGAACTCGACCCCGAGCTCGACCCGTACGCGGCGACCGGCCAGGAGGTCATCGCCTGCGCGGACCACCGGGCGCCGGCTCGCGAGGCCGCCCGGCAGGCCGTCGTCCTGCTGCGCAACGAGGGCGACCTGCTGCCGCTGCCCGCCGACGCGAGGATCGCCGTGGTCGGGCCGCTCGGCGACGACGTGCTGCGCGACTGGTACAGCGGCTCGCTGCCCTACCGCGTGACCCTGCTGGACGCCCTGCGCGAGCGCCTGGGCGCCGAGGCCGTCACGTACACGGACGGGCTGGACCGGATCGCCCTGCGCTCCACCAGCACCGGCGGCTACCTCAGCACCTCCGCCGACGGCCTGCTGGCCGCGACCGGCCACCAGGTCGGCCCCGCCGAGCAGTTCGCCGTCCAGGACTGGGGCCAGGGCGTCACCACCCTGCAGGCGCACGACGGCCGCTACCTCACCAAGGACGACTACGGAATCCTCGCGGCGACCGCCGGGCACCCCGACGAGTGGGTCGTCCAGGAGACCTTCCGCCTGGAGCGCGGCGAGGACGGCCGGGTCCGCATCCAGCACCTCGGCAGCGGCCACTGGGTCGCGGTCGCGGCGGGCAGCGGCGCCGTCACCACGTACGCACCCTCCAGGGAGCTCGCCGAGCCCTTCGTCGTCCGTACGGTCTCGGCCGGGGCCGAGGCGGCGTCACGGATCGCCGCGGAGGCCGACGTGGTGATCGTGGTGGCCGGGAACGACCCCCACATCAACGGCCGGGAGACCGAGGACCGGGCCGACCTCGCGCTGCCCCCGCAGCAGGAGGAGCTGCTCCGCGCCGCCCGCGCCGCCAATCCGCGCACCGTGCTGGCCCTGGTCAGCAGCTACCCGTACGCCGTCGACTGGGCCGACCGCGAGGTCCCCGCCGTGCTCTGGACGGCGCACGGCGGCCAAGAGGGCGGCCGCGCGCTCGCCGACGTCCTGCTGGGTGAGCACTCCCCCGCCGGCCGCCTGCCGCAGACCTGGTACCGCGCCGGGCAGCAACTGCCCGATCTGCTCGACTACGACATCATCGCGAACCGCTCCACGTACCTCTACCTGGAGGACGAACCGCTCTACCCCTTCGGGCACGGGCTCTCCTACACCTCGTTCCGGTACGGGGAGTTGGCGGCGGTGCTGGACGGCTCGGAGGCCGTCGTCACGCTGGGTATCGCCAACTCCGGTGCCAGGGACGGCGCGGAGGTGGTCCAGCTCTACTCGCACGCGCTCGACTCCCGGGTGCCCACCCCGCTGCGTCGTCTGCAGGACTTCCAGCGCGTCGAGTTGGCGGCCGGCGAGGAGCGCGTACTGACCTTCCGGGTGCCGGTGGCCGCCCTCGGCCACTGGGACGTGGCACACGGCCGCTGGACCACCGACCCGGGCCGGTACACCCTGTGGGCCGGCGCCTCCAGCGCCGACCTGCGCTCGACCGCCGAGCTGACCCTCACCGGACCGGCCCCGGAGCCACGCCCGGCGCTCCGGTCCCCCGTCCTGGCCCGCGACTTCGACGCGAGCTCCGGCGTGCGTCTGGTGGACCGCACACCGGCCGAGGGCGAGGCCGTCGCGAGCCAGGCACTCGGGCAACTCCTCTTCCAGGACACGGACTTCGGCAGCGGTGCCACGAGCGTCACGCTCACCGTCGCACGGACCGCGCCCGGCGGGGCCAGCGTCGAGATCCACGTGGGCGGCGCGGTCACGACCGCGCCGGTACCGCCGACCGGCGGCCGGCACGCCTGGACGGACGTCACCGTCGATCTCACGGAGCCCGTATCCGGCGTCCAGGACCTCCGCCTGACGCTGCGTGGGGAGCTGCGCCTGGCGGAGATCGCCTTCGCTGGCTGAGGGCTCCCGCCAGGAGGTGAGGCACCGGGCCGACCCCTGGGATGCCCGATCCTGATCGCTGCACCTGCTGGCGGAGCCTCTGAGCGCGACCTGACAGCGAGCATTATGACCGTTTTGCCCCTCTCTGTGCCATGCTGACCGACGGAGTCGAGCCGAGGAGGAGCAGAGCCGATGTACGGAATCAAGAGCCCGCTGCCGGACACCGATCGCAAGGTGGTGGGCGACGCGCTCCAGGGCGCGCTGGTCGATCTGATCGACCTGTCACTGGTGGCCAAGCAGCTGCACTGGAACGTGGTCGGCCCGCGATTCCGGTCCGTCCACCTTCAGTTGGACGAGGTGGTCGTGCTGGCCCGCGGGCACGCCGACACGGTCGCCGAGCGGGCCGCCGCGATCGGCATCTCCCCTGACGGGCGGGCCAAGACCGTGGCCGCGACCAGCGGCATTGCGACCGCCCCCGAGGGAGCGGTGGCCGACTCCGCCACCGTCAGCACCCTGGTCCACGCGCTCGGCGCCGTGATCACCCGGATGCGCACCCGCATCGACGCCACCGGCGGCCCTGACCCGGTCACCCAGGACATCCTGATCGGCCTCACCGCCGACCTGGAGAAGTACTCCTGGATGGCCCAGGCCGAGAACACCGCCTGACGAGCCGAACCCGGGCCGGCCCGTCACCCACCGGCAGAGCCGGGGCAACGGGCCGGTCGAGGCGTGTCGGGTCAGCCC encodes:
- a CDS encoding beta-galactosidase, with amino-acid sequence MTKEQRVPSLADVTRGRILFGGDYNPEQWPEEVWPEDVRLMREAGVTTVTVGVFSWAMLEPTPGAREFSWLRRLLDLLHEGGIEVCLATPTASPPPWLGERYPGTLPVTADGTTLWWGSRNQWCPSSADYRVHALALVEDLAAEFGHHQAVRMWHISNEYGPVCHCEESAERFRAWLHKRYESLDALNAAWGTAFWSQRHADWSTVIPPRSAPYIPNPAQVLDFQRFSSDVLLECFTAERDLLRRHTPHLPVTTNFMTLYKHVDCWSFAKEEDVVSLDSYPDPGDPRAMVRSSLGQDMTRSQAGGPWMQMEMAAGSVNWRGVNRAKPADRLRLEALQAVARGADALCFFQWRASRAGAEKFHSALLPHAGADTPHHRAVRALGRELGLIAEVVGAKVEAEVAVVFDWPSWWALEQRGRLSDRVDLEPIALGWHGALWDAHLTADYVHPEADLSRYRMVVVPNLYLASDRAVQNLTGFVRAGGTLVSGFFTGVADETDTIRPGGVDERLCEVLGVHPLEWRPLDEPVPLGDASTGTLWSEELALAEGTETLATLADGTPVVTRNGTAYYLSTLPSPEYLQRLLASAARAAGVQPALPGLPEQVEAVRRGPLLFVLNHGSQPAVVPLPAAHHELLTDRAVSGDLVLPPRDAAVLRPL
- a CDS encoding glycoside hydrolase family 3 C-terminal domain-containing protein, with translation MTAARFAANFEALRSTSSEETHEAPAPHRRTTPCPTPRTETRGSPLDERVKDLVSRLELAEKIALLHQHAPAIPRLGLAAHVTGTEALHGVSWLGEATSFPQAVGLGASWNRELLRRVGEAVGTEVRAFHERPPREGRSAPVSLNVWAPVVNPLRHPLWGRNEEGYAEDPLLTAELATAFTRGLRGDHPVYWRTAPTLKHFLGYNNENDRTSTSGDLRPRVLNEYELPCYRGPVEAGAVAAVMPSYNLVNGRPAHVSPLIADELRKWRGGDGLLVCSDAEAPSNLVAAQRWYPDHATGHAAALRAGVDSFTDHGTDSPVTVGRLTEALERGLISEADIDAAVSRRLALRIMVGELDPELDPYAATGQEVIACADHRAPAREAARQAVVLLRNEGDLLPLPADARIAVVGPLGDDVLRDWYSGSLPYRVTLLDALRERLGAEAVTYTDGLDRIALRSTSTGGYLSTSADGLLAATGHQVGPAEQFAVQDWGQGVTTLQAHDGRYLTKDDYGILAATAGHPDEWVVQETFRLERGEDGRVRIQHLGSGHWVAVAAGSGAVTTYAPSRELAEPFVVRTVSAGAEAASRIAAEADVVIVVAGNDPHINGRETEDRADLALPPQQEELLRAARAANPRTVLALVSSYPYAVDWADREVPAVLWTAHGGQEGGRALADVLLGEHSPAGRLPQTWYRAGQQLPDLLDYDIIANRSTYLYLEDEPLYPFGHGLSYTSFRYGELAAVLDGSEAVVTLGIANSGARDGAEVVQLYSHALDSRVPTPLRRLQDFQRVELAAGEERVLTFRVPVAALGHWDVAHGRWTTDPGRYTLWAGASSADLRSTAELTLTGPAPEPRPALRSPVLARDFDASSGVRLVDRTPAEGEAVASQALGQLLFQDTDFGSGATSVTLTVARTAPGGASVEIHVGGAVTTAPVPPTGGRHAWTDVTVDLTEPVSGVQDLRLTLRGELRLAEIAFAG
- a CDS encoding Dps family protein, which translates into the protein MYGIKSPLPDTDRKVVGDALQGALVDLIDLSLVAKQLHWNVVGPRFRSVHLQLDEVVVLARGHADTVAERAAAIGISPDGRAKTVAATSGIATAPEGAVADSATVSTLVHALGAVITRMRTRIDATGGPDPVTQDILIGLTADLEKYSWMAQAENTA